Below is a genomic region from Schistocerca americana isolate TAMUIC-IGC-003095 chromosome 1, iqSchAmer2.1, whole genome shotgun sequence.
ACATTAATTGTAGTTTTCGTAAACAGTTACAGTATTAGtgtttataacaatgaaaacaataaatttttgacaaaatagtgtaattggatatataaaaaaatctactcaccaagcggtggcagagcACACTCATAAAGGGAGATTATAATTAGGGAAGCTTTCAGAGTCAgtagctccttcttcaggcagaagggttgaagatgaaggaagaagggtgaaggaaaaaaactggagaggtctaggaaaacgggtagatttcgggaaagtcacccagaactgtgagtCAGGGAAcacttacagggttattacaaatgattgaagcgatttcacagctctacaataactttattatttgagatattttcacaatgctttgcacacacatacaaaaactcaaaaagtttttttagacattcacaaatgttcgatatgtgcccctttagtgattcggcagacatcaagccgataatcaagttcctcccacactcggcgcagcatgtccccatcaatcagttcgaaagcattgttgatgcgagctcgcagttctggcacgtttcttggtagaggaggtttaaacactgaatctttcacatcactatgtgtgaaacttgcccgcacgggttcaaccgtttcttcgctcactgcaggccgacccgttgatttccccttacagaggcatccagaagctttaaactgcgcataccatcgccgaatggagttagcagttggtggatttttgttgaacttcgtcctgaagtgttgttgcactgttatgactgactgatgtgcgtgcgtttcaagcacgacatacgctttctcggctcctgtcgccattttgtctcactgcgctctcgagcgctctggcggcagaaacctgaagtgcggcttcagccgaacaaaactttatgagtttttctacgtatctgtagtgtgtcgtgaccatatgtcaatgaatggagctacagtgaatttatgaaatcgcttcagtcatttgtaatagccctgtacagttAGGATGAGAAGGAAGGACTGACTGTTGGGgattgcactggatgagattttgaaaacctgagagcttaaaggtgtaagacagggtaattgcaagacagagattacagcatggacattgtgcacaagttaatatGAGTGATAAacacattgtatgtaacagaggtgggaggcaGGCAGCGAACAATAGACTGGTCAGAAAATGAAACACGTAAAAATCTAAAATGGAccgaagaaaggagtagttactgtgaagaaatgctgaggaagaagaaattaatgtaaattaagaccaagtgggtggcgagaaccaaggtcATGCCATACtcatagttcccacctgtggagttctgagaaactggtgcctggggaagaatacagatggcatgtgtggtgaaacaggcaccgaggtcatgatTGTGATGCTGTAGAGCgtgttctgcaacaggatattgcgtgttgccagtatacacatTCTGCCTATGCTCATTGatcctaactgataattttgtGCTACTCATGTCGACGTAAAAGGCCAGACAGTGTTTACATAAAAGCTGTTATAtgatgtcatttcacaggtggttctccatttgatagtatatgtttttccagttacagggctagcatagatggtggtaggagggtgcgtaGGGCAACTCTTGCAGTGTGGACAGTCTCAGGAGTAGGAGCTGTAGGGTAGTGAGATGGGTGCAGGAGCATGTGTTCTGATGAGAATATTATGGAGATTGGAGGGGCAAGAATAGCTATTCTAGGTGTAGTTTGCAAAATCTCaggcagaatggatctcatttcagggcatgattttaggaagccctgatctgtttgtatgtctgcccctcgaaGGTGAAATAGTTGTTGGTAGGTATAAAGTTGTTTAGGGTGAATAGGatggatgtcataggtttggaatcaggtgattGCTGATTGAGGTaattttcagcagcagacagaccaagtacgtgggggatgttggtatagagggaggtggtgacaagcaaggtgtgtggtggaaaTAGGATGGGCATGGATTTcaggccggccatggtggccgagcggttctagacgcttcagtctggaaccgcgcgactgctacggtcgcatgtttgaatcctgcctcgggcatggatgtgtgtgatgtccttaagttagttaggtttaagtggttttaagttttaggggacttatgacctcagctattgagtcccatagcgctcagagccatttgaaccatggatttcagatgatctagtgaatggttggtatctttgatatagGAAGGAAGTCTTTGTACTATTGGATGCAGGTGCTTATTAACTAAGGTACATATACTTTCGTGGGTGCTTTGAAGTCAGCAActataggatggccaggatgattgggtttgtggatcttaggaagaagttAAAAAGTGGGGGTGCATGGTTTGAGTGGAGTGAGAAGTTGTATGGATTACAGTGTTAGTctttgtgaggggcctgaggttttaaggagggactgcgtGTCAGTTTGAATCACATGGATGGGATCTTTATGGCAGATGCAGTATgtggaggtgtcagacagctggtgtaGACCTTCACTGACATACTCCTTTCGGTCAAGTATCACAGAGGTAGATCCATTAGGTATATGACATGATAACATAAAAACTAGAATACTTGTCAGTTTATGTACATATTCTATGGTGACATGTTTTCCTTTATTATTGTAAAACCTTCCCATGTGTATTCCTCACCACTTGATTTGACTATTCTATCTGTATTTTGTCATGAAAAAATTTGATGCTCATAAGTCCTGAATTAAGCATATTAAGTTCTAAGTGTTATTCTGAATTTTTTCTCAACATATGTATTATATGAggaagaacattttcttaatttaGATAAAAAACATAATTTCTGTATCGTATACACAATAAAGATAAAATAAATTGACAGGTGGCATTCTTCCTGTAGTTGAGGCAGAGACAACAGAAGAAATGAGTACTCCATGCAGTGCTTCAAGAAACCAGAATAGTCTTCGGACATCTTATTCGGAATGTTTTCTAATGAGAGGACCTGTTGAATCAAGCAGCACATTGCCCGTAAAACAAACAACTGTTTCTTCACGTGTTTCAGGAGGTAATTACATATGCAGAAGAAATCAGGGTATAAAGAGGCCAATGCAGCAGAGTCCTGTCTCTACAATAGTTTCTACATCTCAGCAACCTGCAGGTAGATTACCATGTGAAACAGAAAATACTCACCCAGCTGCTTGTCAGTCAATACGTAGGATAGAACGCAATACTTTTGAGGATACACTAGATGGAATCCTTGCCACAACAAACATGAAGAGGAAGAGAACTTTATCGTGTTGTGGACCTATTGAGAAAGAACAATTTGATCCAAATGTTTGTATGCAGTCAGTATGCACTAGGGCTGCCAATCAATCTGTCTATGACTCTCAAAGTACTGCAGAAAGAGTTCAGTCAGAGGGGTTACAGGTTCGAGAGTCTTCTCAATTAGATATTAGTTTACCAAGGCAGGATGTTAAAAATGAAATGATAGAAACTGAAGACCCTGTAGAAAACCATTCAAGTTTTTACCCAAGATGTCAGCTGCCTTTACAGCGGAGGCAGGAAGAATCACCAACACAGACATGTACTCAAGATCAATCTCAGGAGAGAATGCAGGGGTTCCAGTCACTACCAAACAAACAATCACAATCTCAAACTATGTCAGTGTCACAGTTTCCATCTCATGTGGCATCATCTTCACAGTCATCATTTTTAAGAAGGCCAAATTCTCATATGCAGTATCAACCTGCATTAAAGTTACATCATGAATCCCAGTCATCATTGTGTCTTCAGCCATCAGTGCAGCCTAAGACAGCATATGCAGTATCCTCTCAGGCAAATGCACACAAGAATGTGAAATTACAGAATAAAAAAGTGATGCAGTGTAATTCTGCTCGTTCCTGCTCCACAACAAAGCTGATTCTTGCAACtggcaaaaatataaataaaaaatttaaattactgcATTCTTTCCCAAGGACACCGTGTGTGACCCCGGATCCACATTCAACCGAGTGCACTCAAGGAAATGAGGTACAAAGACCTGTAAGCTCATGGGTTGTTTGTGCATGTAACAACAAGTCTGTTGTGAAAAAGACTGAAAATGAGGAAAAGGGGGAACTTTCGCAGACTGTGTTAGAATCTGATAATGCAACATGTGTATTGCAGAATGGATCTCAGACTACGTTCATTGATGCTGGTGGTGACTTGCTGGGAGAAGAAATGAATGCCTTGACAGATACATCTGCAGTAAGAGGGGGTAAGTAATAAGCCATTAGAATATCTATGCAAGTTTTTTTCTCATTATATGTGATTTATTTGCCTAAAGTGTCAATTGCAGGTAGATCTTAAATGATGTGTACATTATACACAAAGAAtattatttttgtaggaaatacgGTCTGGAAAATAGACAATGATTGTGTGTTGTTTCTGGCACTTGAAATGTACTGTAAAATGTGgcaaaataatgaaacatcaaTTTGCTTTTTGTACACACTTAAGTAATTCTGAGTGATCAAATGGTATGTGTAGAAGGGAGTAgtgtgcttttcttttcttttttttttttctttttttttttttctttcgttactTCTAACCATCTGCATCCCAAGAAGATAGAAAGCTCAATGCAGCCCTCAAATTGTGTAATATGTATATTGCGCTGAAGTGGTGAATGGACGTTAAAGTAAGCATTGCATTAGCATGCAACCTTTTGGGCACCAGTTTCATGTCAGCTCAATCAGGGTTATCTATATGCGAGGGATTCTATTTTTGTTGAGATGTAAATGGGTTATAAAAACAATTCAAAAAGTAGTTACACTAATGGGAAGTCCTTGAAGAACCCTTCCAGCCACCGTTCATTATTCTGCCAAATCATTTCACCTTCATATGaatagagtgctactcaccatatagaagtgatattgagtcacagacaggcacaattaaaagactgctatacatttaagctttcagcccAAAAAGCCTTCTTTTGAAGTAGATAACACtcgcacattcacacacacacacacacacacacacacacacacacacacacacacagagagagagagagagagagagagagagagagagagagagagagagagagaagaagaagaagattactgTCTCCTTGTCACTGAGACTGGACTGTGGTCTGCAACAGTGCCTAATTGGAGAATTAAtgttgttatattgctagagaaggccgaaatgcacgctataagctcacgcaggatggcgtgaggtctgaaacaggatacggaatgaatgctataaagaaaagtacgtagctgctggaatacttaactttaatccatcatttgtatacatcgttcttgatgagacatgcttcatacgataactatcaattgctattgcgccttgctaggtcgtagccattgacttagctgaaggctattctatctatcttctctgcaaataaacgaggcttcgtcagtgttgcgtcgctagctaagtcgtccgtacaactggggcgagtgctagtacgtctctcgagacctgccgtgtggtggcgctcggtctgcgatcactgacagtggcgacacgcgggtccgacatgtactaatggaccgcggccgatttaaagctaccacctagcaagtgtggtgtctggcggtgacaccacaaatgttGCATGGTTGGTGGGGGTAAGGATGGGgcttgggtggggagggggagggatagcagggtacgggTGGGAAAAGGTGTAGCTTTGCTTGTGGGAGTGTGCAGGGGTATGGTAGGGATAGGAAGGGCTGcttggtgcagttgggaggtttgtGGGGCTTGGGAGTAGGGCAGAAGGGGAACTGGAAAGGGGAGAACTTAAGTAAGGGAAAAAGGTTGGCAGGTGCAGTGATGGAGCAGAAGGCTGTCTAGTACAGGAGTGGAAGCAGCGAAAAGGATAGGTAGTTGGACAGGACTAGAAAAGATTGAGGCTGGGGGAAGGGAGGGGTTATGGGAATGTATGATATATTATAGGGCGAGTTCCCACTTGTGCAATTTGGAACAGCTGCTGTTGATAGGAAGCGTCCAGAtgatgcaggctgtgaagcagtcattgaagtgaatcACATAGCATggggcagcatgttcagcatctgggtggtccagctgtctcgtggccacagtttgtcagtggccattcataccCATGTAAAAAACTAAAGTAATTTCTGCTTAGTTTATAgaccacatgactgctttcacaggtagccctgcctttgatgtggcaGGAGGTACCTGTGACTGGGATAgagtggatggtggtggtggtggtggtggtggtggtgctgctgctgctgctgggagtaggatgtgtgggacaggtcttgcatctatgtctgtTGCTGGGATATGTGCCATGAGGCAGTAGACCCAGATGCAAGttctgtcctatacatcctcccagtATCACTTGATCCAGTCTGGTCACAGGAATATCCTACCCcatgaaaggcagggctacctgtgaaagcagttatgtgatctacaaactaagctgcaaccactgtgctgctttccatgtgggcatgacaactaataAACTGTCTCTCCGCATGGATGGCTATTGATACACTGAgggcaagagacagctggaccacctagTTGCTGAACATGCTCCCCAAAACAAtgtatttcacttcagtgacagcttcacagcctgtgccatctggatccctcCTACCGGCACCAGTTTTttgaattgcacagatgggaactcaGTGCTGCTGACCCTAATATCTATACCACACATTCTGCAGTGGTACAAGGATTAGTCTGGGACAGTACTTCTGGATCCTCCATTAtataggaacatttgaaaatgcagttaagaatttttgcttttgctttACCACCACCAATTTCAGTTAATATGCCATTCTTGAGTATCTGGACACTAATATTTGTGCCACATTTTGTACATGTTGTGCTGTAGTTTATTAATGTAGAAGttcttcctccttcttcttctacAATGACTGTGTTCATTGTTCGTATAGCTACAAATATATCTGGTatatgggttgttgttgttgttgttgttgtggtcttcagtcctgagactggtttgatgcagctctccatgctactctatcctgtgcaagctttttcatctcccagtacctactgcaacctacatccttctgaatctgcttagtgtattcatctcttggtctccctctacgatttttaccctccacgctgccctccaatactaaattggtgatcccttgatgcctcagaacatgtcctaccaaccgatcccttcttctggtcaagttgtgccacaaacttctctcctccccaatcctattcaatacctcctcattagttatgtgatctacccatctaatcttcagcattcttctgtagcaccacatttcgaaagcttctattctcttcttgtccaaactatttatcgtccatgtttcacttccatacatggctacactccatacgaatactttcagaaatgacttcctgacacttaaatcaatactggatgttaacaaatttctcttcttcagaaacgctttccttgccattgccagcctacattttatatcctctctacttcgaccatcatcagttattttgctccccaaatagcaaaactcctttactactttaagtgcctcatttcctaatctaattccctcagcatcacccgatttaattagactacattccattatccttgttttgcttttgttgatgttcatcttatatcctcctttcaagacactgtccattccattcaactgctcttccaagtcctttgctgtctctgacagaattacaatgtcatcggcgaacctcaaagtttttatttcttctccatgaattttaatacctaccccgaatttttcttttgtttcctttactgcttgctcaatatacagattgaacaacatcggggagaggctacaaccctgtcttactcccttcccaaccactgcttccctttcatgcccctcgactcttataactgccatctggtttctgtacaaattgtaaatagcctttcgctccctgtattttacccctgccacctttagaatttgaaagagagtattccagtcaacattgtcaaaagctttctctaagtctacaaatgctagaaacgtaggtttgcctttccttaatctttcttctaagataagtcgtaaggtcagtattgcctcacgtgttccagtgtttctacggaatccaatctgatcttccccgaggttggcttctactagtttttccattcgtctgtaaagaattcgtgttagtattttgcagctgtgacttattaagctgatagttcggtaattttcacatctgtcaacgcctgctttctttgggattggaattattatattcttcttgaagtctgagggtatttcgcctgtttcatacatcttgctcaccagatggtagagttttgtcaggactggctctcccacggccgtcagtagttccaatggaatattgtctactccgggggccttgtttcgactcaggtctttcagtgctctgtcaaactcttcacgcagtatcgtatctcccatttcatcttcatctacatcctcttccatttccataatattgtcctcaagtacatcgcccttgtatagaccctctatatactccttccacctttctgagctcttgatattcatacaagtcgttctcttatctccaaaggtctctttaattttcctgtaggcggtatctatcttacccctagtgagataggcctctacatccttacatttgtcctctagccatccctgcttagccattttgcacttcctgtcgatctcattttatttttttttctaaaagtgaTGTATACGATCTTGCCAAGATTTAAATAGTTGAAGTTTATCTGACACCTTACCTAGTTAAATGAACATGTTAATCTATCTACTTGTTTTAGGTACAGTATGTATATTGATAATCATATTGATAATCATTTTTACTTCAACTGCCTCTCTGTCATTGATACCAATTTAAAGGAAGACAGCCTCGGAGGGTTATGTCTTTTTGTTGCCATTAGAAGAATATATTTATGTCATGTGTGATTTCCAGActaagctcactggacaaaaaaaaaaaaatagtcacccTCATAGAAGTAGTTACAAACAACATTTAATATAGTGTAATTTTGCCCTTTGGTCGTGGCAACCACCTGGATTTGGTTAGAAAATGAGTCCACAAAATTGTACAGGTATGTCGCATACAGGTTAAGCCACTTTCTGAGGATCTGGTCGTGAAATATCACCAAATTGTGGGTATGCTGCTGTCggtattttacctgctgtccaACATATCCCAGAGATTttttatgggattcaaatcagaTGATTTTGCAGGCCAGTCAAGATGTAATGGGGTGGGAGAGTGTTCAGAAAACTAGTCACATATTGTTCCATCACaatgaactttgctgttgtcttTGTGTGCCTATGTAAGCAATGGCCTCTTGCAAGGTGAccaactccaaatgttcattgcatacAGTTCCCATCACACTGTTGTCGACCGTAATTGTAATGTGTTTCGTGCTACATTTGTTACACCACTGCGTGTAGATACACTGAACAGTCTGCCACCAAACATCCCCAGATCTAGCAGCTTCACACACCATATGGCCACGGGCATGTTCAAACATGATTTCCCCTTTCTGCCGTTATGTCATGTCCTTAAATTTACTTGTATTTACACACAATGTACACTTGAAACATAGATATTTCACTGCTTGCTACTACCTTATGCTCATTTAGAAGCAGTATACATGTAGTCGAGCACATGACATTCTGGAAAGACTTGACGATTCCTCTGTGCATGCCcactggggtgactaattttttataTGGTGAGCTTATTGTTCACTTTAATTTCCAGAGTAAGTGTTTGGTATTTTTCCACAGGGCGTCTTATGCTCATCACTTACAAAACTGCAGTTTTCTCAGTTTATTGTTAGATAATTTAAAGCCTCCACCAATGATACCATGATTGGGTAAGAAGTACTAACAAGCTGAAATTTTCTCTAAAAGTTTTGGTTTCATCTGCTGGTGAGTTTGCTGATTGATAGAGAAATCATAAGTTTCACTTTGCCCGTGATATTGCGTCTTTCCCGAGTGAATTTGAAATCAGGTTCAGTATCTAACTAGATCGATCTCAGTTTCTTGATTCATATGGTGAATACACCACCTCTTATTTACCATTAGCCTGTCTTTtcaatgttgatgttgttgttgttgttgttatcatcattactctgaatactggtttgttgcagctctccatggtagtcaaccctgtgcaagcttctttatctctgcacaactactgcaacctacaagaaTTTCAACTTGCTTGCAGTATtcaagccttgatctccctctacaaattttagccCCCATGTTCCCCTTCATTACCATACCTCAGTATGTGTACTACCAACAGATTCCTTCCTTTAGTTCTTCcagttcttttttctccaattcagttcattacctcctcattagttattccatCTACTCATCTGATTTTCAGTGTTCTCCCACAGTATCAGTTTCAAaagctttcattttcttcttgtctgaactgtttatcatccatcttCCAGTTCTGTACAAAGCTACAGTCCAGACAtataccttcagaagagacttcctaacatttaggTCCATattagtgttaacaaatttctctttaaaaatttctattttttagaaatgctttcctcaatatttgtattctgtattttatatcatctctgcttcggccagcatcagttatttttctgcccaaataatgAAACTGGTTGACTACCTTTAGTGTGTCATTTCTTAATCTTATTCTCtgtatcacctgatttgattcaactacatgccattatcctgttttacttttgttaatgttcttgTTATAACTGTCATTTAAGACATTAtctattccattcagctgctcttcaaagtgTTTTTCCATCTCCGACAGTATTAGAATATTGCCAGCAAAGCAtagaatttcaattccccccccccaaTGAACTTTAATCtcctttcaaaatttctccttgatattctttacaacttgctcagtgtacagattgaataactttggggtAATCTACAACTCTGCCTCGGTccctgtgacaaagcaagctgggatatttttacttcccctcttgcccttttgccatctgcctccttaaatttgttttttaaattttaactacttatcattaacatatgtgaatataatcctgcattttcataaaagagaaaggttggcccttagtattaaagaatataacaccagaactAATTTTGTGCTGAGTTTTATGTATATAAttgattttccaatttattttgacaattcctagttaatatctttcattGATGTACAACAGGAAACTATTTTAGCAGTATGTGGTTGGtcacctgctaactattaatgaggcataTGAGAAATTAgaacagtagtgcactggccaaATAACTGTATattattgggggggagggggggggggggtgaaaagtgaaagtaaaagactgtgaaacacaactgtgcatctgtcggctacattatttacagtagtcagtgtcggaatccacaacccatttttcaccCAATGTAGCTACACAGCACATCAAcacgaggacaacaaacgaagaaaataAAGCAGCCGAGCACTGCTTCATCCCTTCTCAGTTATTACATCCATTTTGTGTTCTGTGACTCTTACAACTTTTGTCTGTTTTCTGTACTACCTGAGACAACTTTTTGCTGCATGTATTTTATCTTTGATACCTTCAGAATGTAAGAGAGTATAGTCCATTCAATATCGCcaaaagctttctacaaatgctataaaaatcGGCTTGCCTTTTTTAAGCTTCAAAGCcaactgattttccccaaggtcaAATTCTACtagctttttcattcttctgtaaacaatttgcAACACCCCcagtgaaccgtggaccttgctgaGATAGGGTGCTTGTGTACCTCAGTGatgcagatagccatactgtaggtgcaatcacaatggagggatatctgtggaGAGGCTGCCAGAGAAACATCTGGTTTCTAAACAgtggcatcagccttttcagtaattgcaaaggcacagtctggatgagtgactgatctggccatgtaacatcaaCCAATGTGTTGATGCTGCGAATGGCTGAaaaaaaggggaaactacagctgttactTTTCCTGAGGGCCTGCAGCTGTTCTATGTGGTTAAATGGtcatggtatcctcttgggtaagatattccagAGCTAAAAAAATCCCGTG
It encodes:
- the LOC124616014 gene encoding uncharacterized protein LOC124616014 isoform X1, yielding MMDDTTVDEWMNFFRDAGIPPNVSASYASSFCQNRIHLNMVLELNRDLLKELGVNLIGDAIAILRHAKSFHEQNVRQKILDIMSSECQKEHKKPEECSKKVVSTTDVASTNNRWFDGGILPVVEAETTEEMSTPCSASRNQNSLRTSYSECFLMRGPVESSSTLPVKQTTVSSRVSGGNYICRRNQGIKRPMQQSPVSTIVSTSQQPAGRLPCETENTHPAACQSIRRIERNTFEDTLDGILATTNMKRKRTLSCCGPIEKEQFDPNVCMQSVCTRAANQSVYDSQSTAERVQSEGLQVRESSQLDISLPRQDVKNEMIETEDPVENHSSFYPRCQLPLQRRQEESPTQTCTQDQSQERMQGFQSLPNKQSQSQTMSVSQFPSHVASSSQSSFLRRPNSHMQYQPALKLHHESQSSLCLQPSVQPKTAYAVSSQANAHKNVKLQNKKVMQCNSARSCSTTKLILATGKNINKKFKLLHSFPRTPCVTPDPHSTECTQGNEVQRPVSSWVVCACNNKSVVKKTENEEKGELSQTVLESDNATCVLQNGSQTTFIDAGGDLLGEEMNALTDTSAVRGDTQQLSKPLAHTFDSCLYEGSSSHTFNNSSNDAENNSQHERVPGQIFSRLGVKVELVSVDNNDCNTSVKNDTLPTCRFGNNVKYKINKPKKHKNLASKFAKIMAVKQLPRNKLLKRKIMFTAFQKTSTIGAQNIVPDQTRQGVPSINGGQPQLRGILKPQTITLEQRQDVEPEEEDQSQKMTANKLLESVARSRASDLGVVCDAIHYLSNDSTKSEDGDYICRSTDNFCSDDEQQEELSRAPTSDTCKTVRFGPVCIKEFEKDTLSSSGKTATNSRPPIFRRLGARRKGI
- the LOC124616014 gene encoding uncharacterized protein LOC124616014 isoform X2, producing the protein MMDDTTVDEWMNFFRDAGIPPNVSASYASSFCQNRIHLNMVLELNRDLLKELGVNLIGDAIAILRHAKSFHEQNVRQKILDIMSSECQKEHKKPEECSKKVVSTTDVASTNNRWFDVEAETTEEMSTPCSASRNQNSLRTSYSECFLMRGPVESSSTLPVKQTTVSSRVSGGNYICRRNQGIKRPMQQSPVSTIVSTSQQPAGRLPCETENTHPAACQSIRRIERNTFEDTLDGILATTNMKRKRTLSCCGPIEKEQFDPNVCMQSVCTRAANQSVYDSQSTAERVQSEGLQVRESSQLDISLPRQDVKNEMIETEDPVENHSSFYPRCQLPLQRRQEESPTQTCTQDQSQERMQGFQSLPNKQSQSQTMSVSQFPSHVASSSQSSFLRRPNSHMQYQPALKLHHESQSSLCLQPSVQPKTAYAVSSQANAHKNVKLQNKKVMQCNSARSCSTTKLILATGKNINKKFKLLHSFPRTPCVTPDPHSTECTQGNEVQRPVSSWVVCACNNKSVVKKTENEEKGELSQTVLESDNATCVLQNGSQTTFIDAGGDLLGEEMNALTDTSAVRGDTQQLSKPLAHTFDSCLYEGSSSHTFNNSSNDAENNSQHERVPGQIFSRLGVKVELVSVDNNDCNTSVKNDTLPTCRFGNNVKYKINKPKKHKNLASKFAKIMAVKQLPRNKLLKRKIMFTAFQKTSTIGAQNIVPDQTRQGVPSINGGQPQLRGILKPQTITLEQRQDVEPEEEDQSQKMTANKLLESVARSRASDLGVVCDAIHYLSNDSTKSEDGDYICRSTDNFCSDDEQQEELSRAPTSDTCKTVRFGPVCIKEFEKDTLSSSGKTATNSRPPIFRRLGARRKGI